In Juglans regia cultivar Chandler chromosome 13, Walnut 2.0, whole genome shotgun sequence, the DNA window aaaatgcatataaaaaatcatgaacatAAAGGCCTAttaaaaagtcttaaaaatttaaaaaaaaaaatccgggtaTTAAACTCGGATACTCAAATTTAAATGCGATCCAAATCTGGATATCCGTCCTCTTTTCAAAACTCGGATATAGATCCGGATATTGCCAGGTTTATGGATGTGTATCCAGATCTACAGCACTATAGTTACATTCCATAACGAGTGCTTTGGACAACAGTTGGCAAGTGttcttttctccctttttggtgacaaaacaagtttttttataaatgaaatgttTAGGTAGATGGTCAGCTGGTTTTAATACCAAGTAAAATCAGTAAAAAAAGCTATACAACAatgaacaacaacaacaacaataaaagcTCATTCTTTCTCCTAATACCAAGTAAAAAAATTCTCCCTGGTCACTATTCCTGTAAAAAATACAGACCGTTGCTCACTATTGCATCTTAACTGTTGTTATAATATGACAAGATGGAGAAGATGGAAAGTGATATAAATTAGCTAGGCATGAGATCCACATATAGAATGATTCTATATTCAAAACTCTAAGAACTGCTGGGGGACAGTGATATTAGCTAGCAAGACTTTGTTTCTCAAACTCAATATCCATGCAGTAGTAGTCAAGATGAGAACCAAATAAATAtacatacgtacgtacatatatatatatatatatatgccaattaATGAAGAAGTCAAGATTCGATGATAGATTTGGCTGAATAATTACTTGAGACAATGGAAGACTTTAAAAATATGTACAAAGACTAGActaatgtagtatatatatattatatatgcggACTACAATTTTCTCTCTACTCGAAGatagatcatgcatgcatgcaacatgGGAAGTTGCAACGATAACggaaatcatataattattttaattataataaataatcgaGTTATTCTCATTTTAAGTTGATATATAgagcaaataatttattttaaattttaaaatttattatttaaattatattatattatataaatattttaaagatgtgTTCCAATGCGAGTTTGAAAGTTGTCACCGATACAAGTGATTCATTATTAAGCCAATGAAATGGTGAAACATGACATTATTTTAGTTTGTATTGTATTGTGTTGGACcgaataaaattcataaaccGTGATCATTGACCAACGAAAACGCTGCCCGCCCCTTCTCCTAATCTGCTGATGACAACTGACGACGTTTGAACCGTCCAAAAAAGGCAGCTGGTGCAACACGTGTCGATCTCTTCTTCATGATTTTGACTCGGCGGAGCCACCGGAGAcactattaataatatcatttgacgaaattatttataaaaaactgaacatttgcatttgcattttgatttatatttccatttcatttcgcagccttttttttcttttattattatttttttttttttttactcttttgcattttgcttcctTCCTTCatttccctcttcttttttctcattcacataaatatgattttgatttaatttctgCATTTGTTTTGTCTCGGTCTCCCAACAGAGAGAAACACTGAAGAAACACAGCTCAGAGAGCGAGGAATGCTCGAGAGGTCGTACCCCGACCGATCGCCAGAAAcgcttcttttcttcctccgcCTGCGAGTTTCGTTTCGAAACCCTAATCCTATCATTTCTCGGATCGCTTTTTCGATGAATTGTGGTTTATACTGAATTCAGAAAACTCGGAGATCGACTTGGCCGGTTTTCTTTTCGCGGCTTTCGATCCTTGAAATCGGCGATCTTGGCGGTGTGGATCTGAAAGGGAACAGATAGAGAGAGGCTTAAACGATGCCCTCGAACGCGGATCTGGACCGTCAGATCGAGCATCTGATGGAGTGCAAGCCATTGCCGGAGGCGGAGGTGAAGATGCTCTGCGATCAGGCGAGGGCGATTCTGGTAGAGGAGTGGAACGTGCAGCCGGTGAAGTGCCCAGTGACGGTGTGCGGTGATATCCACGGCCAATTCTACGATCTCATTGAGCTGTTTCGGATAGGAGGGAATGCACCCGATACCAATTACCTCTTTATGGGGGATTATGTAGGTGAGTGGCAATAGATGTTCTGCCCCCCCTCCCCTCCATTTTCTCAATTCTGCCCTGATGTGTTTGATATGGGGGTTTTGTGGTGCTTGTTGAGTCATAAATTACTGAAGAAGAAATGCCTTACCTCTGTTTGTGGTTAAATATGTATTGCTCAGATGTAGAATGTAATACGGTGGCTGTTGTTATGTTTAAAGTGCGTGTTTGATCTGTGAGGATTCAATTTCTATGTTAAATTTCGTATTTCATGCTCAATTTCAATTAATTGAAAGGACTAAACAAAATTatagttgaaaattttgtacaaagaaatagtaaaaaaaaaaacttcctctTTGTAGTGAGATATGGATTTTAAtccttacctttttttttttattcttttatgtaaagcttgattaaatgaaaaattgcATGCAAGATACTACTGCAGTTTGGTAAGCGCTCAAGGCTTCCCGGTGGCCATCTGCTGGCAACATTTTAAGATTGAGATGTATTGTATCTGAGATCCGTGCAATCTCGATGAGGATGTCTAagcatattttgtttttgataagtaataatattatatatatatatatatatcaataggagtaaccaagtacactggacatatacaagaaaacacctatcCCATACAAAAAAGCCtctaatgacccaaaaatctCATGAAACCTACCCAAAATGTAACAAGCCTGAATTGGAATGtaacacacctccccaaccccaacccctagTTTCCATAAAACTAATCCTCTACTCAAACATCCCACTACGAGATCGTCTTCACAATGCCTTCCCTTTATTCTTCCCTCGACTTGAGTTACCTcccttagcatcgtagttgattgcaCATGAAAGACGTTTTAACTCCCTACTTTTCTTGAAatgtgatttggtttcaagtgcgTGACTCGCCTCAATCACAATGAGTAGAGCTTTAAATTGGTATTCATATTCTCCTTGATCTCCATATGAAAGCCCCAAGATTTGCTGAAATCCGTTAActttattcaaaactcaatccaatgTGAACCCGCTATATCGTTTAACGGAGGAATAGAACCCAAGAGAACGACATTATCCCTAGCCACATTACCCAACTGCACTCCCAATTCTAAACCTTCCCCCACATGaggcaccaacgacaaaccGCTAGTGTCCATTGTTTATGTCACCATTACAGGTTCCTCCCCTCCATCAACATTACTTGACTTTGCACCAACCCCCGATGATCCTTATCGTGTCACTTTGTCTAACCATATTGTTCCCTTCGTAGCACAGGTAGGGCAAGCATTACCTTCTGTAAACCCGTTTGCATCTTCCAAAAGAGGTTTGATTGTTTCTTCCAAAGTACTCGAGACCCTAGAGGGTCCCCGTCTTCAACTAAGGATGAACCCCGGACAAAAGTACCAACCCCATCTGCATCTGGTGCCTAAGGCCCTACAGCTCCCTCAGGAGGCATAGTGACACTGGCATGGACAAAGATGCCAGCGTCCAACAACCCTACTTGTGACGGCGTTAAAACATCATTTGCTGGCACACTTGATGCGTAAGCATATTTAACAGGTTATGCTTGGGAATTAATTATGTGGCCAATATATGGCGTGAAGAGCCTGCATGCCTTGGCTAAGAATTTTTGCGGTCAAATCTGttggcaaaagagaaaaaataactataccAGGGCTTCTACTTGTCTTATTTTGCGTATATATGCTGCGCACCACAAATTAGCAATATGGTTTAGGTCTAATATGTAATGGCATACATGTTTTATCTAGAGAACGAGGGAGTGACTTTAATTTATATTGGTTGTGGTTGCTAGAATTGTAGAGcaatattttgttcttttttaaaaaataaaatatattggttctataTCTTATATAGGTATATCGattattttctaaagaaaatatatattggtGCTTATAAAACATGTAGGTGATGTGTGTATATTGGCTCTTATAAAGGCAGATATTCGAGGCTTAGTCCTTTATCACCACACTTATCCCTTCAGTTGGCTCATCATTTCCTtggaaatgtttgaaaaataagGTGCTCTCGAGGGTAactttcttttgtttgggaGGCCACCTTAGGGAAGATCGTGATGACAGATAGTTTTAGAAAGAGGCAGATTGTAATAACATATTGGTGTTCAATATGCAAGCAAAATGGGGATATCATCGATCATCTTCAACTACATTGTGATCTGGCTAGAGAACTATGGGCAGCAACGTTCAGCCTTTTATGGATTGATTGGATCATCATCAATTGAACTTTTTGGCATGCTGGCAGAGCCCTTGTGGAAGTCATAGAAATTCAGAATTTTGGAGGATGGTCTCCTTGTGCGTGATGTGATGCATTTAGTAAGAACGCAATGTTCAAACTTTTGAAGATTGTGAGAGGACAATATCAAAGTTAAAAACCATTGTATTCAGTACCCCCTTATGTTTGGATGATTGCTCACACCTGCTCCCACTTCGCTTGCtttctagaataaaaaaatcttgctCTCTTTTGTACTAGTTGGATGTATCCTTTTGAATACTtgggcctcgtttgttttcgtagatgagttgagatagaagttcaaagttgaataaaatattattagaatatatttttttaatattatttttgttttgggatttgaaaatgttgaattggaatttgagaaagttgtaatgattagatgagatgagatgagaatggttgtgaaaacaaatgaggccttaatgTATATTAGGGTTGTGCCTCTCTGCCCTTGTAGAGGATTTTGTAATAGAAGGAGAACTTTCTGTCTTACTGGAAAGCCAGTCCTGTTTTATTAGAAGTAACATGAGTGGTTGTCAGCTTGGGAGGTGAATGTTTGTGATGTTTATGAGATGTCAAacttcatttcaaataaatgatgttttttcagTTGGGGGTGTTGCAAGATATAGGGGGAAGGATGAAGAGGACAATGTCAATGTTGAGATGTCAGGCTGGATTGTGCTATTCATGTGATAAGTTTTTTTGTTATCAAGGAAAAGGATGGTATCATTGTTGAGATAATTGGTTGAATTGTGCTCCACCCTCTTTTTAGTCTTTTACAAATGTTGGTATCAATTTGTGGTTCTGTTTAGTATATAACAAAAAAGGCTATTGCCTTCTTTATTAGTGAACACTCTATTATGTTATGTGAGTTACTGGTTTCCTTAGGTGGTTGAAATTTTACATTTACGAGTATACTGGCCTTTCTTATCTTCTCGGTTACATCTATGCAGATCGTGGGTACTACTCGGTAGAGACTGTCACACTTTTGGTTGCTCTGAAAGTTCGATATAGAGATAGGATCACAATTCTTCGAGGGAATCATGAGAGCCGGCAAATAACTCAAGTGTAAGACCTTTTCTTGTTGTTCTCAGTCTGTGATTGATAATTAGATAAACTAAATTGTATACTGGTCAGAGCACAAGAGATGTGCATATATCTTGGTCATGGATGCCAGCATCTGTCACCGTCTACTAAATGTGAGATGAGAATCATATTTTCATCCAGTTATGCTTGACCTTTCAGATATGATATACGACTCCCCTTGCAAcactctgaaaaaaaaaaatcaaaataaaaataaaaaaatttgggtGTGGGGGGGTTGATGATCTTTCTCCCCCTAAATAGGGTATGCAtttgttgggttttttattGTGACGTGGTGATTCATGGTATCAGTTGTTAGATGCAAAATAGTTTAATGTCAAGCCAGAATGTAATACTATATGCAATTAACCCATTTGAAGTTGCTGAAGATAAGGAAGTTGTTTGATGTCACTCGTCAAAAAAGATGGAGTTGTTTCACCTGGTTTGCCTTGTGCAATAGAAACTTTGTCCGTAAAGAGTGATGTTGTTAACCTTAATGGTGCTGCATGGATAACTGAAAAATGTAAGGGTAAAAGACGTGGATTTATGTACTTTATGATGACATATACGTTATGATGACCTGGATTTAGCAAAAATAAATGTACTTTATGATGGCATGTGGCTGGACAAATTATTTGGGATAGATGAAGAGTGAGTTTTTAAACACTGAACCTCCACTAGCTTCGATAAGGCTTttttgactctctctctctcatgcatctgcacacaaacacacactGCAGTGGATTTTGTAGAAGTCTGCCTCATCTTTATTCATTTCTTCCCCCCCGCCCCCCTCTTCAGGTATGGCTTTTATGACGAATGCTTGAGAAAATACGGAAATGCCAATGTGTGGAAGTACTTTACTGACTTATTTGATTATCTACCCCTCACGGCCCTTATTGAGAGTCAGGTTTGATTTAGATATGTTGCTGATCACCActtcattaatttcataacaGCTTCTGACTTAACATTATTGTTGTAGGTCTTCTGTTTGCATGGAGGTCTTTCACCATCTTTGGATACGTTAGATAATATTCGAGCCTTGGACCGTATACAAGAGGTATGTGCATCATTGCATGTCTTACATTTTTCATGGAAGACAcctataaaaaacatttttcatggAAGACACGTGTGATATTTTCTAGTGTTTATTTGTGTTGGATTACATTTTGCAAAAATGTTAAGATCGGGGCATCATTATGTCAGAAGTCTGATCTCTTTGTCAACTCTGGGAAGTTTTTGATGTGTTTCTTGTTTagttggttttcagctattgtactTAATGGAGGGGCTGTCCATGAGTTTTTGTCCTCGTTTTTCTAgtattagaatgtatttaggcgtttcttttgtatacatcctgtgtacatgggcttcacCTATtgcatttgatgaataaaatttttacttataaaaaaaagtatagcgCATTATATTGATTGAATGGTATtactgtttgattttttttttttgaggctTACCCATTTGAATTTTTGTCAATAATGTTCTAGCAATGTATGTCAAAATGACTCCAATTAAATTCTCCTCATTTGCTGCCCATGGTAATCATAtcgtgcatgcatggcagtTACTGCAAATTTGTAAACTTATATTTCTGacattttattttgcattttttatgcGCTTCATAACGCCCTTGTCTGTCTGTCCACAAGCAGGTTCCACACGAAGGACCAATGTGTGATCTCTTGTGGTCTGATCCAGACGACCGCTGTGGATGGGGAATATCTCCACGTGGTGCTGGTTATACATTTGGACAGGATATAGCTGCTCAGTTCAATCATACCAATGGGCTGACACTCATTTCAAGAGCCCACCAGCTAGTAATGGAAGGGTACAACTGGTGTCAGGTGTGTGAAGCCGACGGGAATGAAATACTGGGGGgattacatttttctttcccaaacTACCACTCATTTTGTGATATGACTTCCAATTATCAAAGATGCCAGTCTCTTAGTTTAAAACATAGGTTGCAATGTGtctactgataaaaaaaataaaaataaaaaaaatacattagttTCAATGTATACTCTTGTTACAATAATGATCAGTAAAATGGACAAAATGTAAGGAATGTTTGAAATTGGGGGTTAAGTGACAAATTTGGAAGTCATATTGCAAAAGGAATGGAAGGtataatttttctcatcttttatcCACTGTACATTTGTTCACTTTTGtgtcaatttgtttttataggaAAAGAACGTGGTGACTGTATTTAGTGCTCCAAACTATTGTTACCGTTGTGGGAATATGGCTGCAATACTCGAGATAGGGGAGAATATGGACCAGAATTTTCTGCAGTTTGATCCAGCCCCTCGGCAAATTGAGCCAGACACCACACGCAAGACTCctgattattttttgtaattttataatttctgcCTGCTGCTTGTAATCCCTGTTTTCTGCTCTGTGTTATTGTAGatgtgttttcttttaaaaagaggAGTTCTGTTGTTTAAGTTGAGGGTTATCGTCAACAtgattctttttgtttcaagtttGTGCTGCTACTGCTGCTTTATTGATTTTCTCAAGAAACTCATAGGAGAACTGACAGAAGCCACCGGTGGCctgttttcttgtatattttC includes these proteins:
- the LOC108985002 gene encoding serine/threonine-protein phosphatase PP2A catalytic subunit-like, with amino-acid sequence MPSNADLDRQIEHLMECKPLPEAEVKMLCDQARAILVEEWNVQPVKCPVTVCGDIHGQFYDLIELFRIGGNAPDTNYLFMGDYVDRGYYSVETVTLLVALKVRYRDRITILRGNHESRQITQVYGFYDECLRKYGNANVWKYFTDLFDYLPLTALIESQVFCLHGGLSPSLDTLDNIRALDRIQEVPHEGPMCDLLWSDPDDRCGWGISPRGAGYTFGQDIAAQFNHTNGLTLISRAHQLVMEGYNWCQEKNVVTVFSAPNYCYRCGNMAAILEIGENMDQNFLQFDPAPRQIEPDTTRKTPDYFL